The DNA region TTTCATCTTCTCTTGAATAGACTTTCCCTTCTCCTGTCCTATAATAACTACACTCTCATTTTCAAAACTTCCAAAACCAGCAATTATTGCAGGATCATCTCCAAAAAGTCTATCACCATGAAGTTCTAAAAAATTATCAAAAAGCTCATTCAAAAAATCAGTAAAAGTAGGTCTTTTAGGATGCCTCGCTATTAAGATTCTCTCCCATGGCGACAGCTTATTTACCATACCTTCCTCCATAGGTGGTTTAGTATGGAATACAATACACTTTTAAGTTTCTTTCTTTCTACAACCATATCTATCATACCATGCTCTAAAAGAAATTCAGACTTTTGGAAACCCTCAGGAAGTTTCTGCTTTATTGTCTGCTCAATAACCCTTGGTCCTGTAAACCCAATTAAAGCTCCTGGTTCTGCAATAATTACATCTCCAAGCGAACCAAAACTAGCAAGAACCCCCGCGGTAGAAGGATGAGTAAGAATGTTTATATAAGGTATCTTAGCTTTGCTAAGTCTCCCTATAGCTGCACTGGTCTTTGCCATTTGATAAAGCGAAAATAAACCTTCTTGCATTCTTGCTCCACCTGAGGCAATTACAGAGACCACAGGAAATTTATCAACTATTGCTCTTTCAACAACCCTCACTACTTTCTCTCCTACTACCGATCCCATACTTCCACCTATAAATCTAAAATCCATGACCATGATATAAATAGGAATACCATTAACTTCTCCTTGTCCAGCAAGAATGGAATCTTTTAACCCTGTAGCTTCCTGAGCTTCCTTTAATCTCTGAGTATATGGCTTCGTATCAGTAAATCCCAAAATATCAACTGGAGCAACATTCTTGTATATCTCTTTGAAAGTTCCATAGTCTATTAACAGATCTATTCTTTCCCATGCGGTCAACTGGTCATGATAACCACATTTAATGCAAACTTTATAGTTCTCATTCCAATCTTTAGAGTATATAATTTGAGAACACTGAGGACATTTTATCCATAAACCATCAGGAATATCTCTTGAGTTATTTTTCTCATCTTTTTTAAACCAATCCCTGAACATGTCCCCTCCTAATAAAATACAAATTTTGATTATTTTACCATAAATCACAAAAGTTTTTGCATACTTTCAAGTT from Dictyoglomus turgidum DSM 6724 includes:
- the accD gene encoding acetyl-CoA carboxylase, carboxyltransferase subunit beta, which gives rise to MFRDWFKKDEKNNSRDIPDGLWIKCPQCSQIIYSKDWNENYKVCIKCGYHDQLTAWERIDLLIDYGTFKEIYKNVAPVDILGFTDTKPYTQRLKEAQEATGLKDSILAGQGEVNGIPIYIMVMDFRFIGGSMGSVVGEKVVRVVERAIVDKFPVVSVIASGGARMQEGLFSLYQMAKTSAAIGRLSKAKIPYINILTHPSTAGVLASFGSLGDVIIAEPGALIGFTGPRVIEQTIKQKLPEGFQKSEFLLEHGMIDMVVERKKLKSVLYSILNHLWRKVW